A genomic region of Papaver somniferum cultivar HN1 chromosome 7, ASM357369v1, whole genome shotgun sequence contains the following coding sequences:
- the LOC113298774 gene encoding uncharacterized protein LOC113298774, which translates to MVMDSWWFRNIWKSSGKEPEKLVIGVLTFEIASLMSKVVQLWHSLNDKQVVRLREDLMNSVGVRKLISDDDEYLVQLACAEIIENLGFLARSVARLGKKCSEPIWQRLDNVFDDLVKNDVGNFEWEFTWKKMDRKVKKMGRFIALSSNLYQELEVLTELEQSLRRMRNSDDPNAGTVLEFQQKVVWQRQEVKNLREMSLWNKTYDYVVRLLARSLFTIFGRIKHVFGIHHTAAIGGTYDLGAAKTNPLSRSHSVSVYPSENNLTRFSSGPLGRSATKSGPLSRSITKSGPISSTYVTNMQRRMGDHSSNLRGKHLRSKTKRLPPVGPFKGCMMGGDDTPVLQSCTPIINGSPMSSGVRSGILNGTSVEPTPQSNTLHSNLIFFNFKCRRLNPPPSTLGGSALALHYANVIIIIEKLVTSPHLIGPDARDDLYYMLPTSIRAALRARLKSYVKSLASSIYDTDLAHEWSEALSRILDWLGPLAHNMIRWQSERTFEQQHMVSRTNVLLVQTLYFADLEKTEGAITELLVGLNYLWKLGRELDAKALIECASTGAYDDYLEAKG; encoded by the coding sequence ATGGTTATGGACTCATGGTGGTTTCGTAATATATGGAAATCATCTGGGAAGGAACCTGAGAAACTGGTGATTGGAGTTTTAACGTTTGAAATTGCGAGTTTGATGTCCAAGGTAGTTCAGCTATGGCATAGCCTTAATGATAAACAGGTAGTTAGGTTAAGAGAAGATTTAATGAATTCAGTCGGTGTAAGGAAGCTTATTTCAGATGATGATGAATACCTTGTACAGTTAGCATGTGCAGAGATAATTGAAAACTTAGGATTTTTAGCGAGATCTGTAGCTAGGCTTGGGAAAAAGTGCAGTGAACCCATATGGCAAAGATTAGATAACGTTTTTGATGATCTTGTTAAGAATGATGTAGGCAATTTTGAGTGGGAATTCACATGGAAGAAGATGGATAGGAAAGTTAAGAAAATGGGGAGATTCATTGCTCTTAGCTCGAATTTGTACCAAGAACTTGAAGTTCTTACGGAGCTTGAACAGTCTCTTAGAAGAATGCGAAACAGTGATGACCCTAATGCTGGGACTGTTCTCGAGTTCCAGCAGAAAGTTGTTTGGCAGAGGCAGGAGGTCAAGAATCTACGTGAGATGTCTTTGTGGAACAAGACGTATGACTATGTCGTCCGTCTTCTAGCTAGATCATTGTTTACCATTTTCGGGAGGATCAAACATGTGTTTGGAATACATCATACAGCTGCTATAGGGGGAACCTATGATTTGGGAGCTGCAAAAACTAATCCATTGTCCCGTAGTCACTCTGTTTCAGTGTATCCATCTGAGAATAACTTAACTAGGTTTTCTTCAGGTCCTCTTGGGAGGTCAGCCACGAAATCTGGGCCTCTTAGTAGATCAATCACCAAATCAGGACCAATCTCTAGTACATATGTAACAAATATGCAAAGGCGGATGGGTGATCATTCCTCAAACCTTCGCGGGAAGCATTTGcgttcaaaaaccaaaagattgCCTCCTGTGGGACCTTTCAAAGGGTGCATGATGGGTGGAGATGATACTCCTGTACTGCAGAGTTGCACACCAATAATCAATGGGTCACCTATGTCAAGTGGTGTTCGTTCTGGAATTCTGAATGGGACGTCAGTTGAACCTACCCCCCAAAGTAATACACTTCATTCTAACCTTATCTTTTTTAATTTCAAGTGCAGACGGTTGAATCCTCCGCCTTCAACTCTTGGTGGTTCGGCTCTAGCTCTTCATTATGCGAATGTTATTATTATCATCGAGAAGCTTGTCACATCTCCCCACTTGATTGGTCCTGATGCGAGGGATGACCTTTATTATATGTTGCCCACAAGTATAAGAGCAGCTTTGAGAGCAAGACTCAAGTCTTACGTGAAGAGTTTGGCTTCATCTATTTATGATACCGATCTTGCACATGAATGGAGTGAAGCATTGTCAAGGATACTAGATTGGTTGGGTCCACTTGCTCATAACATGATAAGGTGGCAATCCGAACGAACTTTTGAGCAGCAGCACATGGTTTCACGGACAAATGTGCTGTTGGTACAGACCCTATATTTTGCAGATTTGGAAAAGACAGAAGGTGCAATTACGGAGCTTCTAGTGGGTCTAAATTACCTTTGGAAACTTGGGAGAGAGCTTGATGCAAAAGCGTTAATAGAGTGTGCTAGTACTGGAGCATATGATGATTATCTGGAGGCCAAAGGATaa